A genomic window from Lotus japonicus ecotype B-129 chromosome 1, LjGifu_v1.2 includes:
- the LOC130731918 gene encoding uncharacterized protein LOC130731918, producing the protein MARVVFLHMLRSQNKSPFSTTTAIPSVHHCFRSSTYERSVSTNPIFKTPIYSNPRFEVVFQIRCASQARTRDKDFKFNFGPAGGGQYWEDDKETQVIYSDPISIVLKIVRVMNLWTCCGLVISYSILNLLTFPDFILPGGVNGSAILIGFLFNAGFRWLDRHRIHKIRWQPGSDSFEVEMLAPRVKSIRKTYNFYDIDVYRPSGTCIPELVLFEVDGCDYFFLTKHCHNKAFLASLYSDF; encoded by the exons ATGGCGAGAGTGGTTTTCCTTCACATGCTGCGGTCGCAGAACAAGTCTCCCTTTTCCACTACAACAGCTATTCCTTCAG TTCATCATTGTTTTAGGTCCTCAACATATGAACGATCAGTTAGTACGAATCCAATATTTAAAACTCCAATTTATTCTAATCCAAGATTCGAAGTTGTTTTCCAAATAAGATGTGCATCTCAAGCCAGAACTAGAGACAAGGACTTCAAGTTTAACTTTGGACCTGCTGGTGGGGGACAATATTGGGAAGATGATAAGgaaactcaagttatttattcTGATCCAATCTCAATCGTATTAAAAATAGTGAGAGTCATGAATCTCTGGACTTGTTGCGGCTTGGTAATTTCATATTCAATCTTAAACTTGTTGACATTCCCTGATTTCATACTGCCGGGGGGTGTAAATGGGTCTGCAATATTGATTGGTTTTCTTTTTAATGCTGGCTTTCGTTGGCTAGATCGCCACCGCATCCATAAAATCCGGTGGCAGCCTGGTTCGGACAGCTTTGAGGTGGAGATGTTGGCCCCGCGGGTAAAATCCATTAGAAAGACTtataatttttatgatattGATGTCTATCGACCGTCGGGAACATGCATTCCAGAGTTGGTGCTTTTTGAGGTTGATGGGTGTGACTATTTTTTTCTCACTAAACACTGTCACAATAAGGCATTCCTGGCCAGTCTCTATTCGGATTTCTAG